The following proteins come from a genomic window of Misgurnus anguillicaudatus chromosome 10, ASM2758022v2, whole genome shotgun sequence:
- the pou3f1 gene encoding POU domain, class 3, transcription factor 1: MATTAQYIPRNNSLPSNPLMHPDSDRMHQGTTYREVQKMMHHEYLQGLATNTGHPMSLTHHQWLPTSNTDWTSGTHIGQPEHNKASVQSREDLGNGYHRSHLVHQPTQNSHHGSWAPTTTHHLSPLSPASNGHQSLVYSQTGYTMLSPQPSLHHGLRDPLHDDAGSHDNQMESPQQPFSHHQDHSDEDAPSSDDLEQFAKQFKQRRIKLGFTQADVGLALGTLYGNVFSQTTICRFEALQLSFKNMCKLKPLLNKWLEETDSNTGSPTNLDKIAAQGRKRKKRTSIEVGVKGALENHFLKCPKPSAHEITSLAGSLQLEKEVVRVWFCNRRQKEKRMTPVGVPHPSMEDVYSQAETPPLHHTLQSPVQ, encoded by the coding sequence ATGGCGACAACAGCTCAGTATATTCCGCGGAATAACTCATTGCCTTCGAACCCACTGATGCATCCGGATTCGGACAGGATGCACCAGGGGACAACTTACAGAGAGGTGCAGAAAATGATGCACCACGAGTACTTACAAGGGCTAGCGACCAACACGGGACATCCGATGAGCCTAACGCACCATCAGTGGCTGCCAACCTCCAACACCGACTGGACCAGCGGCACCCACATCGGACAACCGGAGCACAACAAAGCCAGCGTTCAGAGCAGAGAGGACCTGGGAAACGGCTATCACAGATCGCATCTGGTCCACCAGCCAACGCAAAACAGCCACCATGGATCATGGGCACCGACAACGACGCACCACTTATCCCCACTTTCTCCCGCCTCAAACGGTCACCAGTCGCTGGTCTACTCTCAGACAGGCTACACCATGTTAAGCCCCCAGCCTTCGCTGCACCACGGTTTGCGAGACCCGCTCCACGACGACGCGGGTAGCCATGACAACCAGATGGAGTCTCCTCAGCAGCCGTTCAGCCACCACCAGGACCACTCGGATGAAGACGCTCCCAGCTCCGACGACCTGGAGCAATTCGCCAAACAGTTCAAACAGAGGCGCATCAAACTTGGTTTTACGCAGGCGGACGTGGGCTTAGCGCTGGGCACCCTTTACGGAAACGTCTTTTCCCAGACCACTATATGTAGATTTGAGGCTCTCCAACTCAGTTTCAAGAACATGTGTAAACTTAAGCCTCTGCTTAACAAATGGCTCGAGGAGACAGATTCAAACACTGGCAGTCCCACGAATTTGGACAAGATTGCAGCACAGGGACGAAAACGAAAGAAGAGGACATCCATCGAAGTGGGAGTCAAAGGGGCATTGGAAAACCATTTCTTAAAGTGCCCAAAGCCGTCTGCCCACGAAATCACAAGCTTAGCTGGCAGCCTGCAGTTGGAAAAAGAGGTTGTGCGTGTATGGTTTTGCAACAgaagacagaaagagaaaagaaTGACGCCCGTGGGGGTCCCTCACCCGAGCATGGAGGACGTATACTCACAAGCAGAGACACCCCCTCTTCATCACACACTACAGAGTCCTGTCCAGTGA